In one window of Caenimonas aquaedulcis DNA:
- a CDS encoding helix-turn-helix transcriptional regulator, with amino-acid sequence MAVPVNFDSVSLDGLLNDWVGAMREFSVEAVAVLGPDPFGSNEDRQVLAIHPPAFAEAAQALSDSRDFGAPWRDSDAPLVAWQHIAKSNHLGASRWRMLWLAHGFQTVVRVEFPLPAGRAFECFMFSPRELADRGEAASLVWSALNIWPLVRRSLANARSPLSPRERECLELAFQGLTAKESSQRLHCTERTVNYHLANAMGKLKVDNKMAAIQRACWIGAI; translated from the coding sequence ATGGCAGTACCTGTTAACTTTGACAGCGTCAGCCTGGACGGACTCCTGAACGACTGGGTCGGGGCCATGCGCGAATTCTCCGTGGAGGCGGTCGCGGTGCTGGGCCCCGATCCCTTCGGCAGTAACGAGGACCGCCAGGTGCTCGCCATCCATCCTCCGGCTTTCGCCGAGGCGGCGCAAGCGCTGTCGGACAGCCGCGACTTCGGCGCGCCCTGGCGCGACTCCGACGCGCCCCTCGTCGCCTGGCAGCACATCGCGAAGAGCAACCACCTCGGCGCCAGCCGCTGGCGCATGCTCTGGCTGGCCCACGGCTTCCAGACCGTGGTGCGCGTCGAGTTCCCGCTGCCGGCCGGCCGCGCCTTCGAGTGCTTCATGTTCAGCCCGCGCGAACTGGCCGATCGCGGCGAGGCCGCGTCGCTGGTGTGGTCCGCGCTCAACATCTGGCCGCTGGTGCGGCGCAGCCTCGCCAATGCGCGCTCGCCGCTCAGCCCGCGCGAGCGCGAGTGCCTGGAACTCGCCTTCCAGGGCCTCACGGCGAAGGAGAGTTCCCAGCGCCTGCACTGCACGGAACGCACGGTCAACTACCACCTGGCCAACGCCATGGGCAAGCTCAAGGTCGACAACAAGATGGCCGCGATCCAGCGCGCGTGCTGGATCGGCGCAATTTGA
- a CDS encoding type III pantothenate kinase, which translates to MALLAIDVGNTRLKWALYEAPRPGAALLAHGAEFLENIDKLCDGPWAALAAPQRMIGCAVAADAVKRRVEEQMEELWDVPAQWVVATAEEAGIVNGYDHPTRLGSDRWVAMIGARHRMLADGAARPMVVVMVGTAVTVEAIDAQGRFLGGFILPGHGIMLRALESGTAGLHVPTGDVREFPTNTSDALTSGGTFAIAGAIERMVHHVRRHCDAEPVCYMTGGAGWKMAPHMSVGFELVESLIFDGLLEISRHRFGAS; encoded by the coding sequence GTGGCCCTGCTCGCCATCGACGTCGGCAACACGCGCCTGAAATGGGCCTTGTACGAGGCGCCCCGCCCCGGTGCCGCCCTGCTCGCGCATGGCGCCGAATTCCTCGAGAACATCGACAAGCTGTGCGACGGTCCGTGGGCCGCGCTGGCCGCCCCGCAGCGCATGATCGGTTGCGCGGTCGCGGCGGATGCCGTGAAGCGACGCGTCGAGGAACAGATGGAGGAGCTCTGGGACGTGCCCGCGCAGTGGGTCGTCGCCACCGCGGAGGAAGCCGGCATCGTGAACGGCTACGACCACCCGACGCGCCTGGGCTCGGACCGCTGGGTGGCGATGATCGGTGCGCGCCATCGCATGCTGGCCGACGGCGCCGCGCGTCCCATGGTCGTGGTGATGGTGGGGACTGCCGTCACCGTCGAAGCCATCGACGCGCAGGGACGCTTTCTCGGCGGCTTCATCCTGCCCGGGCACGGCATCATGCTGCGCGCGCTCGAGTCCGGTACGGCGGGCCTGCACGTGCCCACAGGCGACGTGCGCGAATTTCCCACGAACACGAGCGACGCGCTCACCAGCGGCGGCACGTTCGCGATCGCCGGCGCGATCGAGCGCATGGTGCACCACGTGCGCCGGCATTGCGACGCCGAACCCGTCTGCTACATGACGGGCGGCGCGGGCTGGAAGATGGCGCCGCACATGTCGGTCGGCTTCGAACTGGTCGAGAGCCTGATCTTCGACGGATTGCTCGAAATTTCGCGGCACCGGTTCGGCGCCTCCTGA
- a CDS encoding M14 family metallopeptidase: MRDEDYFSSTYAQARSRFLQAAADAGLAVEHRLHPEKGRDGEELAMDVVRDGPADAQALLILTSACHGVEGFCGTGIQLAALSDAAWRRHAADRGVAVLYIHGLNPYGFSHLRRTTHENIDLNRNFQDFSRPLPVNAPYRDLHAVILPAEWPPGESNQALLGAYIARNGEAAYQSAITQGQHEFEEGMFFGGTAPSWSNTNLREVLRRHGGQASRIAWIDIHTGLGPSGVGERIHAGRNDDSVVRARAWWDGGGATPVTSIYDGSSTSAFLTGLMCNAVYEECPQAQYTGIALEYGTVPVLETLQALRAEHWLDRHPQPPGSALASGIKQQMKGAFYIDTPEWKSAVLAQARQALVQGADGLAG; encoded by the coding sequence ATGCGGGACGAGGATTACTTCTCCTCCACCTACGCACAGGCGCGCTCGCGCTTCCTGCAAGCCGCGGCCGACGCGGGCCTCGCGGTCGAGCACCGCCTGCATCCCGAGAAGGGCCGCGACGGCGAGGAGCTCGCGATGGACGTGGTTCGCGACGGACCCGCGGACGCACAAGCGCTGCTGATCCTCACGAGCGCCTGCCATGGCGTCGAGGGTTTCTGCGGCACCGGCATCCAGCTGGCGGCGCTCAGCGACGCCGCGTGGCGCCGCCACGCCGCCGACCGCGGGGTCGCGGTGCTGTACATCCACGGGCTCAACCCCTACGGCTTTTCGCACCTGCGGCGCACGACGCACGAGAACATCGATCTCAACCGCAACTTCCAGGACTTCTCGCGCCCGCTGCCGGTGAACGCCCCCTATCGCGACCTGCACGCGGTGATCCTGCCGGCCGAGTGGCCGCCCGGCGAATCGAACCAGGCGCTGCTCGGTGCGTACATCGCTCGAAACGGCGAAGCCGCCTACCAATCCGCGATCACGCAGGGCCAGCACGAATTCGAGGAAGGCATGTTCTTCGGCGGCACCGCGCCGTCGTGGAGCAACACGAACCTGCGCGAAGTGCTGCGCCGGCACGGGGGCCAGGCGAGCCGCATCGCGTGGATCGACATTCATACCGGCCTCGGGCCAAGCGGTGTCGGCGAACGCATCCATGCGGGGCGCAACGACGACAGCGTGGTACGCGCGCGGGCCTGGTGGGATGGCGGCGGCGCGACGCCGGTCACGTCGATCTACGACGGCTCGTCCACGTCCGCTTTCCTCACGGGCCTCATGTGCAATGCGGTGTACGAGGAATGCCCGCAGGCGCAATACACGGGCATCGCACTGGAGTACGGCACCGTGCCCGTGCTGGAGACGCTGCAGGCACTGCGCGCGGAGCACTGGCTCGACCGGCATCCGCAGCCGCCGGGTTCTGCCCTCGCATCGGGCATCAAGCAGCAGATGAAGGGCGCCTTCTACATCGACACGCCGGAGTGGAAGTCCGCGGTGCTCGCGCAGGCGCGGCAGGCGCTCGTGCAGGGGGCGGACGGTCTGGCGGGCTGA
- a CDS encoding M20 aminoacylase family protein produces the protein MNILDSVVTQAASIAAVRRDIHAHPELCFEENRTADVIAAKLTEWGIPIHRGLGKTGVVGIVKNGTSDRAVGLRADMDALPMQEFNTFGHASKHAGKMHACGHDGHVAMLLAAGQHFAKNRNFDGTVYLIFQPAEEGGGGAREMIEDGLFTQFPMEAVFGMHNWPGTQVGKFAVSGGPVMASSNEFKITIRGKGSHAALPHNGIDPVPIACEMVQAFQTIISRNKKPIDAGVISVTMIHAGEATNVVPDSCELQGTVRTFTIEVLDLIERRMKQISEHLCAAHDAQCEFEFVRNYPPTINSMAEAEFARGVMASIVGEGNVEQQEPTMGAEDFAYMLQAKPGAYCFIANGDGAHREMGHGGGPCMLHNPSYDFNDELIPLGATYWVRLAEAWLAKGKA, from the coding sequence ATGAACATCCTCGACTCCGTGGTCACGCAAGCGGCATCCATCGCCGCTGTCCGACGCGACATCCACGCCCACCCCGAACTCTGCTTCGAAGAAAACCGCACGGCCGACGTGATCGCCGCCAAGCTCACCGAATGGGGGATTCCCATCCATCGCGGCCTGGGCAAGACGGGCGTCGTGGGCATCGTGAAGAACGGCACCAGCGATCGCGCCGTGGGCCTGCGCGCCGACATGGACGCGCTACCGATGCAGGAATTCAACACCTTCGGCCACGCGAGCAAGCACGCCGGGAAGATGCACGCCTGCGGCCACGACGGCCACGTCGCGATGCTGCTCGCGGCCGGCCAGCACTTCGCGAAGAACCGCAACTTCGACGGCACCGTGTACCTGATCTTCCAGCCCGCGGAAGAAGGCGGCGGCGGCGCGCGCGAGATGATCGAGGACGGCCTCTTCACGCAATTCCCGATGGAAGCCGTGTTCGGCATGCACAACTGGCCGGGCACGCAGGTCGGCAAGTTCGCCGTCAGCGGCGGTCCCGTGATGGCGTCGAGTAACGAATTCAAGATCACGATCCGCGGCAAGGGCAGCCACGCCGCCCTGCCCCACAACGGCATCGACCCGGTGCCGATCGCTTGCGAGATGGTGCAGGCCTTCCAGACCATCATCAGCCGCAACAAGAAGCCGATCGACGCGGGCGTCATCTCCGTCACGATGATCCATGCGGGCGAAGCGACGAACGTCGTGCCCGACAGCTGCGAGCTTCAGGGCACGGTGCGCACCTTCACGATCGAGGTGCTGGACCTGATCGAGCGGCGCATGAAGCAGATTTCGGAACACCTGTGCGCGGCGCACGATGCACAGTGCGAATTCGAGTTCGTGCGCAACTACCCGCCCACCATCAATTCGATGGCCGAAGCGGAGTTCGCCCGCGGCGTGATGGCGTCCATCGTGGGCGAGGGCAACGTGGAGCAGCAGGAGCCCACCATGGGCGCCGAGGACTTCGCGTACATGCTGCAGGCCAAGCCCGGCGCCTACTGCTTCATTGCCAACGGCGACGGCGCGCACCGCGAGATGGGCCACGGCGGCGGCCCCTGCATGCTGCACAACCCGAGCTACGACTTCAACGACGAACTCATCCCGCTGGGCGCGACCTACTGGGTGCGCCTCGCCGAGGCCTGGCTCGCCAAGGGCAAGGCGTGA
- the argE gene encoding acetylornithine deacetylase — MDITSTPLTPRALDLARSLVRMNTVSHNSNLELIHFVRDELARLGVKSRLTYNDEKTKANLFATLGEGKPAGVILSGHTDTVPWDGQDWTVDPLGAHVQDGKLYGRGSADMKSFIAIALSHAGAFLESASPFAVHFAFSYDEEVGCFGVRGLIADMREAGVAPLGCIVGEPTSMVPAIAHKGVYRYKCCVRGKEAHSSLTPQSVNAIEMAARLVGKVRDMAEGFERDEPRYEGFDVPFSTASVGQFHGGIADNVVPRDAEFRYEFRDLPTADAARMQQAVVAHARSLEPAMQAVAPGTGFRFETICEIPSFLGSAGDAVTRLAQRLAGEQRTTLVAFGTEAGIFKSSGIPTVVCGPGSIVQAHQPDEFVSLDQLARCEAFMRGLAATRAIG, encoded by the coding sequence ATGGACATTACAAGCACACCGCTCACGCCCCGCGCGCTGGACCTCGCCCGGTCGCTGGTTCGCATGAACACCGTGAGCCACAACTCCAACCTGGAGCTCATCCACTTCGTGCGCGATGAGTTGGCGCGGCTGGGCGTGAAAAGCCGCCTCACCTACAACGACGAAAAGACCAAGGCCAACCTCTTCGCCACGCTGGGCGAAGGCAAGCCCGCGGGAGTGATACTTTCCGGTCACACCGACACCGTGCCCTGGGATGGACAGGACTGGACCGTGGATCCGCTCGGCGCCCACGTGCAGGACGGCAAGCTCTACGGCCGCGGTTCGGCCGACATGAAGAGCTTCATCGCCATCGCGCTGTCGCATGCTGGAGCATTCCTCGAAAGTGCGTCGCCCTTCGCCGTGCACTTCGCCTTCAGCTACGACGAGGAAGTGGGTTGCTTCGGCGTGCGCGGCCTGATCGCCGACATGCGCGAGGCGGGCGTCGCGCCGCTCGGCTGCATCGTCGGCGAGCCGACCAGCATGGTCCCCGCGATCGCGCATAAGGGCGTGTACCGCTACAAGTGCTGCGTGCGCGGCAAGGAAGCGCATTCGTCGCTCACGCCGCAATCGGTCAACGCGATCGAGATGGCGGCGCGGCTGGTGGGCAAGGTGCGCGACATGGCCGAGGGCTTCGAGCGCGACGAGCCGCGCTACGAGGGCTTCGACGTCCCGTTTTCCACGGCGAGCGTCGGGCAGTTCCACGGCGGCATCGCGGACAACGTGGTGCCGCGCGACGCGGAATTCCGCTATGAGTTTCGCGACCTGCCGACGGCCGACGCCGCGCGGATGCAGCAGGCTGTCGTGGCGCATGCGCGATCGCTCGAGCCCGCGATGCAGGCCGTCGCCCCGGGCACCGGCTTTCGCTTCGAGACCATCTGCGAGATCCCGAGCTTCCTCGGGTCGGCCGGCGATGCCGTGACGCGTCTCGCGCAGCGCCTGGCGGGCGAGCAGCGGACCACGCTGGTGGCCTTCGGCACCGAGGCAGGAATCTTCAAGAGCTCGGGCATCCCCACGGTGGTGTGCGGCCCGGGCAGCATCGTGCAGGCGCACCAGCCCGATGAATTCGTGTCGCTCGACCAGCTCGCGCGCTGCGAAGCCTTCATGCGTGGCCTGGCCGCCACGCGCGCCATCGGTTGA